The following proteins come from a genomic window of Paenibacillus spongiae:
- a CDS encoding carbohydrate ABC transporter permease: MVRSQTLSSRLTDGIILLVLTVIALTSLYPLWYTIALSFSDKAAANAGQVTIWPSGFNLTSYRIILDDEKFFRAFGVSVKRVVIGGAINFLLTVVMAYPLSRNAKQFPGRNLYMWFLVFCMLFSGGLIPLYITITTLGLQNTIWSLVLPGAVPIFNVILIMNFFRSLPKELDEAAVVDGAGPWYSLLRIYIPLSVPAMATVTLFSIVGHWNSFFDGLIYMSKPENYPLQTYIQQLVVNITPDLMSQMSTEQLIELMKASNKTLNAAKLMVAMIPILLIYPFLQRYFVSGIVLGSVKE, encoded by the coding sequence ATGGTCAGGTCGCAAACATTATCCAGCCGTCTCACCGACGGCATCATCTTACTGGTGCTGACCGTCATTGCACTGACTTCTCTCTATCCGCTGTGGTATACGATCGCACTCTCCTTCAGCGATAAAGCCGCGGCGAACGCAGGCCAAGTAACGATATGGCCAAGCGGATTCAATTTGACGTCCTATCGGATTATTCTAGATGACGAGAAGTTCTTTCGGGCATTCGGGGTCTCGGTCAAACGGGTTGTTATCGGAGGAGCGATAAATTTCTTATTAACCGTCGTGATGGCTTATCCTTTGTCGCGCAATGCCAAACAGTTCCCCGGACGAAACCTGTACATGTGGTTTCTCGTTTTCTGCATGCTGTTTTCCGGAGGCTTGATTCCTCTATATATCACGATCACGACGCTCGGGCTGCAAAATACGATCTGGTCGCTGGTCCTTCCGGGGGCGGTACCGATTTTTAACGTTATTCTGATCATGAATTTTTTCCGCAGCTTGCCGAAGGAATTGGACGAAGCGGCCGTTGTAGACGGCGCAGGGCCGTGGTATTCGCTCTTGCGCATTTATATCCCGCTTTCCGTCCCCGCCATGGCCACCGTTACGCTGTTTAGCATCGTCGGGCATTGGAATTCATTCTTTGACGGCCTTATATATATGAGCAAACCGGAAAACTATCCGCTGCAGACCTACATCCAGCAGCTGGTCGTCAATATAACGCCGGATTTAATGAGTCAGATGTCGACGGAGCAGCTGATCGAATTGATGAAGGCCTCGAACAAAACGCTGAACGCCGCCAAACTGATGGTGGCCATGATCCCGATTCTGCTTATTTATCCGTTTTTGCAGCGTTATTTTGTTTCCGGCATTGTACTGGGATCCGTTAAAGAATAG
- a CDS encoding ABC transporter permease, which translates to MKDKRTMLQYHIMLSPGIILLFIFSIIPMFGIVMAFQDVVPGKKIWKQAWIGWDNFAFMLQIPDIKQVVINTVLIASMKIIAGIVVPVAFALLLHEVRLSWFKRTVQTIVYLPHFMSWVILAGIMVNILSLDGIINQIAGLFGADPVMFLASNKWFRHIIIWSDVWKEFGFGTIVYLAALTGINPSLYEAAEIDGANRLHKLRYITIPGIMPTIVLLTTLSLGNVLNAGFDQIFNLYNPLVYSSGDIIDTYVYRLGLVQMQYGLATAVGLLKSVVAIILIALSYRLAYKFANYRIF; encoded by the coding sequence ATGAAGGATAAGAGGACAATGCTGCAATATCATATCATGTTGTCTCCCGGGATCATATTGCTGTTTATATTCAGCATTATTCCGATGTTCGGCATCGTAATGGCGTTTCAAGATGTCGTGCCGGGAAAAAAAATCTGGAAGCAGGCATGGATCGGCTGGGACAACTTCGCATTCATGCTGCAAATTCCGGACATCAAGCAAGTGGTGATCAATACGGTTCTGATCGCTTCGATGAAAATTATAGCCGGCATCGTCGTACCGGTTGCATTCGCTCTGCTGCTGCATGAAGTGCGGCTGTCCTGGTTCAAGCGCACCGTGCAAACGATCGTATATTTGCCCCACTTTATGTCATGGGTCATATTGGCCGGCATTATGGTCAACATTCTATCGCTTGACGGCATTATCAATCAGATAGCGGGGTTATTCGGGGCAGATCCGGTCATGTTTCTGGCCAGCAATAAATGGTTTCGCCATATCATTATTTGGAGCGACGTATGGAAAGAATTCGGATTCGGCACGATCGTTTATCTGGCCGCGTTGACCGGCATCAATCCATCGTTGTACGAAGCGGCGGAGATCGATGGAGCAAACCGGCTGCATAAGCTCCGATACATCACGATACCCGGCATTATGCCGACGATCGTATTGCTGACGACATTAAGTCTCGGCAATGTGCTGAATGCAGGCTTCGATCAAATCTTCAATCTATACAATCCGCTCGTCTATTCGTCCGGCGACATTATCGACACGTATGTCTATCGCCTCGGTCTTGTCCAGATGCAATACGGCTTGGCCACTGCCGTCGGTTTGCTCAAATCGGTCGTGGCGATCATTCTGATTGCGTTGTCGTACCGATTGGCCTATAAATTCGCAAACTATCGCATTTTTTAG
- a CDS encoding extracellular solute-binding protein — MKLRLVAICLVAFMLLATACSNNENGQSAEANQTEKTTDAGKTPESGQNDPFGKYGEPITLSLGKAVSTKDTNLPNGDTVDNNEYYRFIEKKLNVKVTHAWQTETVDAYQQKLSVSIASQDLPDAFIVNEKQLKQLVEADLIADLTDVYDNYASPLIKGYYDSYGDRVLKRATFDGKLMAFPNTQIGGQHNMTWIRQDWLDKLGLQPPKTLDELFDVAKAFTENDPDDNGKQDTYGFTGIPTLAGWNSVNGFDPIFGAYHAYKSQWLKDEAGNAVYSSILPEMKTALTKLRELYAAGIIDKEFPVRKDSNELIAGNKVGIVFGPWWIPYSPLPDSVKNDPKAEWRPYTAPLDADGNFNTYDQNPTGSFLVVNKEYAHPEAVAKVLNVEYEGIRKLDPESKEIYKDLNVSWAIWPFALQVGNEDDVYRTHLELKAAWEAKDPSNLNDELKMWYENVKKNTENPKKDLNDWSNAMSRMDGSAETDPGKLTVIRNVFFGQTKTMEMKWAILEKMENETFLKIILGEEPADKFDSFVTEWKKLGGDQITKEVQEEAGK, encoded by the coding sequence ATGAAGCTGAGATTGGTTGCAATCTGTCTTGTGGCATTCATGCTTCTCGCAACGGCGTGCAGCAATAATGAAAACGGACAAAGCGCGGAAGCAAATCAAACCGAAAAAACGACGGATGCGGGCAAAACGCCGGAAAGCGGCCAGAACGATCCATTCGGCAAGTATGGCGAGCCGATCACGCTGAGCCTGGGGAAGGCTGTCAGCACGAAAGATACCAATCTGCCAAACGGAGATACCGTCGACAACAACGAGTACTACCGGTTTATCGAGAAAAAGCTGAACGTTAAAGTGACGCATGCTTGGCAAACCGAAACGGTTGACGCCTACCAGCAGAAGCTGTCCGTATCGATCGCAAGCCAGGATCTGCCCGATGCTTTCATTGTTAATGAGAAACAGTTGAAGCAGCTTGTCGAAGCGGATCTGATTGCCGATTTGACAGATGTGTATGACAACTATGCATCTCCGCTAATCAAAGGCTATTACGATTCATACGGCGATCGCGTCCTAAAAAGAGCGACCTTCGATGGAAAATTAATGGCCTTCCCCAATACGCAGATTGGCGGACAGCATAATATGACCTGGATCCGGCAGGACTGGCTCGATAAACTGGGGCTGCAGCCGCCAAAAACGCTGGATGAATTGTTCGATGTGGCAAAGGCGTTTACCGAGAACGATCCGGATGACAACGGCAAACAAGATACGTACGGATTTACCGGCATCCCGACGTTGGCAGGGTGGAACTCGGTCAACGGATTCGATCCGATCTTCGGCGCGTACCATGCTTATAAAAGCCAATGGCTGAAAGACGAAGCGGGCAACGCCGTATACAGCTCCATCCTTCCGGAAATGAAAACGGCTTTAACCAAGCTGCGTGAATTGTATGCAGCGGGAATTATCGATAAAGAATTCCCGGTCCGCAAGGATTCGAATGAATTGATTGCCGGCAACAAGGTCGGCATCGTATTCGGCCCGTGGTGGATTCCGTATTCGCCGCTGCCGGATTCGGTCAAGAACGATCCGAAGGCCGAATGGAGACCGTATACCGCTCCGCTCGATGCGGACGGTAACTTCAACACCTATGACCAAAATCCGACCGGTTCGTTTCTTGTTGTGAATAAAGAATACGCTCATCCCGAAGCGGTCGCCAAAGTGCTGAATGTGGAGTACGAGGGCATTCGCAAGCTAGATCCGGAATCCAAAGAGATTTATAAGGACTTGAACGTAAGCTGGGCCATCTGGCCATTCGCGCTGCAGGTCGGCAATGAAGACGACGTCTACAGGACCCACCTGGAGCTGAAGGCGGCGTGGGAAGCGAAGGACCCGTCCAACTTGAACGACGAGCTCAAAATGTGGTACGAAAACGTGAAGAAAAACACCGAAAATCCGAAAAAGGATCTAAACGACTGGTCGAATGCCATGTCGCGCATGGACGGTTCGGCCGAAACCGATCCGGGCAAGCTTACGGTGATCCGCAATGTCTTCTTCGGGCAAACCAAAACGATGGAAATGAAATGGGCGATACTGGAAAAGATGGAGAACGAAACGTTCCTGAAGATCATTCTCGGGGAAGAGCCTGCAGATAAATTCGACTCTTTCGTAACGGAATGGAAGAAGCTTGGAGGCGACCAAATCACCAAAGAAGTGCAAGAGGAAGCCGGCAAATAG
- a CDS encoding extracellular solute-binding protein produces MKLKLAAICLVVFMLIATACGGGDKGQNGKANQSEGTQDTDKAPEFDKDDMFGKYAEPITLSLGKSVSTKDTNLPSGDTVDNNEFYRFIENKLNVKVTHAWQTETVDAYQQKLSVSIASRDLPDAFIVNEKQLKHLVEADLIADLTDIYHSLASPLVKDYYESYGDLVLNRATIDGKLMALPSTTISGQHNLTWIRQDWLEKLELNPPKTLDDLIAVAKSFIENDPDGNNKKDTYGMTGIPELGGVGYSTPNTFETIFGAIDAYKSQWLKDKSGNVVYSSILPEMKTALAKLHELYAAGIIDKEFPVRKDPNELAAGGKLGIVFAPWWFPYTNTFPDSIKNDPKAEWKPYSGPVDADGKYNTYDVDPAGSYLVVRKGYKHPEAVMKVLNVEYQALRWLDPDAVDIYKGLNVSWTLWPFALQLDYKDAVYRYHMELKNAWEAKDPSQITTQFVKGWYDNVAINAENPKKNLAAWSEAMSRMDGSAEANPANYNEVQNVFYGRTKTMEQKWAILEKMENETFLKIVLGEEPLDKFDAFVKEWKKLGGDQITKEVEEEAK; encoded by the coding sequence ATGAAGCTGAAATTGGCCGCAATCTGTCTTGTGGTATTCATGCTTATCGCAACGGCGTGCGGCGGGGGCGACAAGGGACAAAACGGGAAAGCAAATCAGTCGGAAGGAACACAAGATACGGACAAGGCGCCGGAATTCGACAAGGATGATATGTTCGGCAAATATGCAGAGCCCATTACGTTAAGTCTGGGAAAAAGCGTCAGTACGAAAGACACCAATCTGCCTAGCGGAGATACCGTCGACAACAACGAGTTTTACCGATTTATTGAGAATAAATTGAATGTCAAAGTGACGCATGCTTGGCAAACCGAAACGGTTGACGCCTATCAGCAGAAGCTGTCCGTATCGATTGCAAGCCGGGATCTGCCGGACGCGTTCATCGTCAATGAAAAGCAGCTTAAGCATTTGGTGGAAGCCGATTTGATTGCCGACCTAACAGACATCTATCATTCTCTAGCAAGCCCGCTTGTAAAAGATTACTATGAGTCCTATGGTGACCTCGTATTGAACAGGGCTACCATTGATGGCAAACTGATGGCCCTGCCGAGTACTACTATTAGCGGACAGCATAACTTGACCTGGATCAGGCAGGATTGGCTGGAAAAACTGGAGCTGAATCCGCCGAAGACGCTCGACGATTTAATTGCTGTGGCTAAATCATTTATCGAGAACGATCCGGATGGCAACAACAAGAAGGATACGTACGGCATGACCGGAATTCCGGAATTGGGCGGAGTTGGCTATAGCACTCCGAACACTTTCGAAACGATATTCGGGGCGATTGATGCTTATAAAAGCCAGTGGTTGAAAGACAAGTCGGGCAACGTGGTCTACAGTTCGATTCTGCCGGAAATGAAAACGGCCCTGGCCAAGCTTCATGAATTATATGCGGCGGGGATCATTGACAAGGAATTCCCGGTTCGCAAAGATCCTAATGAGCTTGCCGCAGGCGGGAAACTAGGCATCGTCTTCGCACCGTGGTGGTTTCCGTACACCAATACGTTTCCCGATTCCATCAAGAATGACCCGAAAGCGGAGTGGAAGCCATATTCTGGTCCTGTAGATGCGGATGGAAAATACAATACATACGATGTGGATCCGGCCGGTTCATACCTGGTTGTCAGGAAGGGGTACAAACATCCCGAAGCGGTTATGAAAGTTCTGAATGTCGAGTACCAGGCTCTGCGTTGGCTGGATCCGGATGCAGTGGACATTTATAAAGGTTTGAACGTCAGCTGGACACTATGGCCGTTTGCCCTCCAACTGGATTACAAGGATGCCGTATATAGGTATCATATGGAATTGAAGAACGCTTGGGAGGCAAAAGATCCATCCCAAATTACGACTCAATTTGTAAAGGGATGGTATGATAATGTGGCGATAAATGCGGAGAATCCGAAAAAAAATCTCGCAGCCTGGTCCGAAGCAATGTCCCGGATGGATGGTTCGGCTGAAGCGAATCCGGCCAATTACAATGAAGTTCAAAACGTCTTTTACGGACGGACGAAAACGATGGAACAGAAATGGGCCATTCTAGAAAAAATGGAGAACGAAACGTTCCTGAAGATTGTTCTCGGTGAAGAACCGTTAGATAAATTCGATGCTTTCGTAAAGGAATGGAAAAAGCTCGGGGGCGATCAAATCACCAAAGAAGTGGAAGAAGAAGCCAAGTAA
- a CDS encoding cache domain-containing sensor histidine kinase, with translation MIFDFDWSSLKTRLVVTLLMSTLIPLLLLGAISYLALQNVFQQKIENGIQNTLSQTRVNLENTLSNMEYASLQLSQEGTVGQALSELFSSRRIFEQLQLTTEIQQNMNLVNFTNPYLGVMLYYFSDKKEFRFQNREIRNDFAIESLPLLSKTKGASFFGPHPTGYKYSQNTVFSMIRPIEVSGVKPQSVYVYLETNLLLFEQIISKKQYGMAASHVLLNQNGKVAYSDDPDRFPPESDFASLKTVGDYLFKESSDQGWSIVVAIQKNDFEQEFRAWLLKYGSISLASVALSIALALLVWRTMYRPIRKIMKEIRLISGNKFNSQLNLTHIREFDTVLHEFDRMRSSIRELFAEIEQKERMKARLEVEKLLHQINPHFIHNTLNTIQWIARMNGQDEIDRLVSIFTRVLHYNLGKEGAIVTLNEELAALKDYVALQRIRYDYQFDVRYDIDASLLDQPIPRFILQPLVENALYHGLGDETGVIEVNIATLNGSMNIQVKDNGAGMAEEEVSRLLSHGSEARQAGLGIGLNYVLRMIDVHYGDCGSFQIDSQIGQGTAMTLRLPMAALTK, from the coding sequence ATGATCTTTGACTTTGATTGGTCCTCCTTAAAAACGCGGCTGGTGGTTACCCTCTTGATGAGCACATTGATTCCGCTCCTTTTGTTGGGGGCGATTTCCTATTTGGCTTTGCAAAATGTGTTTCAGCAAAAAATCGAAAATGGCATTCAAAATACGCTGTCGCAAACGCGCGTGAACCTCGAAAACACGCTCAGCAATATGGAGTACGCTTCACTGCAGCTTTCGCAGGAAGGAACCGTCGGACAAGCACTGTCCGAGCTGTTCTCGTCCCGAAGAATATTCGAACAGCTGCAGCTGACGACAGAGATTCAGCAAAACATGAATTTGGTCAACTTTACGAATCCGTATTTGGGCGTCATGCTCTATTATTTTTCCGATAAGAAGGAGTTTCGGTTTCAAAACAGGGAAATTCGCAATGATTTTGCGATCGAAAGTCTCCCCTTGTTATCCAAAACGAAGGGGGCTTCGTTTTTCGGTCCCCATCCGACAGGCTACAAATATAGTCAAAATACCGTTTTTTCCATGATCAGACCCATCGAAGTATCCGGAGTAAAGCCGCAATCGGTATATGTGTATCTGGAAACGAACCTGCTCTTATTCGAACAAATAATTAGCAAGAAACAATATGGTATGGCTGCCTCGCATGTTCTGCTAAATCAAAACGGTAAAGTCGCATACAGCGATGACCCGGATCGGTTCCCGCCCGAATCCGATTTTGCATCGCTCAAGACCGTCGGCGACTATCTGTTTAAAGAAAGCAGCGATCAAGGATGGAGCATCGTCGTTGCCATTCAAAAGAATGATTTTGAACAAGAGTTTCGCGCCTGGCTGTTGAAATACGGCAGCATCAGTTTGGCAAGCGTGGCGTTAAGCATAGCGCTTGCTCTACTGGTATGGCGAACGATGTACCGCCCGATCCGCAAAATTATGAAAGAAATCCGCCTTATCTCCGGCAATAAATTTAATTCGCAGCTTAATCTGACGCATATCCGCGAATTCGATACGGTGCTGCATGAGTTCGACCGGATGCGTTCGAGCATCAGGGAACTGTTCGCCGAAATCGAGCAAAAGGAACGCATGAAGGCACGCCTGGAAGTGGAGAAGCTGCTTCATCAGATTAATCCTCATTTCATTCATAATACGTTGAATACGATTCAATGGATTGCCCGCATGAACGGGCAGGATGAAATCGACCGGCTCGTCTCGATATTCACCCGCGTTCTTCATTACAATCTCGGCAAGGAAGGCGCAATCGTCACGCTGAATGAAGAGCTCGCGGCATTGAAGGATTATGTCGCTTTGCAGCGCATTCGATACGATTATCAATTCGATGTCCGTTACGATATCGATGCATCCCTGCTTGATCAACCGATTCCCCGGTTTATTTTGCAGCCGCTTGTTGAAAACGCTTTATATCATGGGCTTGGCGATGAAACCGGGGTCATAGAAGTGAACATTGCCACGTTGAACGGGAGTATGAATATTCAGGTGAAGGATAACGGAGCAGGGATGGCCGAAGAGGAAGTGTCGCGGCTGCTGTCGCATGGAAGCGAAGCCCGGCAAGCCGGTCTTGGCATCGGGCTGAATTATGTGCTGAGAATGATCGATGTCCATTACGGAGATTGCGGCAGCTTTCAGATTGACAGCCAAATCGGACAAGGCACGGCGATGACGCTCCGGCTCCCGATGGCCGCGCTGACAAAATGA
- a CDS encoding response regulator transcription factor translates to MLNVLIVDDERLVRKGLISTMPWEKYDLHIAGEAGNGRAALDFMEKHRVDLLFVDLTMPVMSGFELMKAVRMKYPMTWLVVLTCHQDFDYIQEAMRAGAIDYVVKTQLDKEHMDGILLRIIQRIEFEQMNQAARTTVSNNGTNESPIILIAGRSPAAPDDVYAILHDAGFHSATAMGDNIWSVPSAIHEAALRRFVARTDEFILLKVHGNKQTSVSEIRHYMFYEYEQHRNVYDLQLPLPEDVQAWNARDLLDELWFSYHWLHDEKIWDNLIALIERTKPDTGQLRDMLHQSVELWRELFPNRELDEREAEWLSSGFWKEYKRCVGDLRNQIRNGMKQSAYSDEIIIAIMKALYFMKKLEHTSINRDLIAAKINMSSGYFSECFKDITGRTFGDYMKDLQIDKAKALLETTPLPIYRIAELSGYKDDKYFSKIFRERVGINPAEYRKTHERSRLTP, encoded by the coding sequence ATGTTAAATGTACTGATCGTGGATGATGAAAGGCTGGTGCGCAAAGGACTTATATCCACGATGCCGTGGGAGAAATATGACTTGCACATTGCCGGAGAAGCGGGGAATGGACGGGCTGCGCTCGATTTCATGGAGAAGCATCGGGTCGATCTTCTGTTTGTTGATTTGACCATGCCCGTGATGAGCGGCTTTGAACTCATGAAGGCCGTGCGCATGAAATATCCGATGACATGGCTCGTCGTCCTCACTTGCCATCAGGATTTTGATTATATTCAGGAGGCAATGCGCGCAGGAGCAATCGATTATGTCGTCAAAACCCAGCTGGACAAGGAACACATGGACGGCATTCTGCTTCGTATTATACAGAGGATCGAGTTCGAGCAAATGAATCAAGCGGCCAGAACGACGGTTTCCAATAACGGGACTAACGAAAGCCCCATTATATTGATTGCCGGACGAAGTCCCGCGGCGCCAGATGATGTTTACGCCATATTGCACGATGCGGGTTTTCATTCAGCGACAGCTATGGGAGACAATATATGGTCCGTGCCCTCTGCAATTCATGAAGCGGCGCTTCGGCGGTTCGTTGCCCGGACGGATGAATTCATCCTCTTGAAAGTGCATGGCAATAAACAAACTTCCGTATCGGAAATCCGACATTACATGTTTTATGAATACGAGCAGCATCGGAATGTATACGATCTGCAGCTGCCGCTGCCGGAGGATGTGCAGGCGTGGAATGCCCGCGATTTACTGGATGAATTATGGTTCTCCTACCACTGGCTCCATGACGAGAAAATTTGGGACAATCTGATCGCGTTGATCGAACGTACGAAACCGGACACCGGGCAGCTGCGGGACATGCTGCATCAATCAGTAGAGCTTTGGCGTGAGTTATTCCCTAACCGCGAATTGGACGAACGTGAAGCAGAATGGCTTTCTTCAGGATTCTGGAAGGAATACAAACGATGCGTTGGCGATCTGCGAAACCAGATTCGAAATGGAATGAAGCAGTCCGCGTATTCTGACGAAATCATCATCGCTATTATGAAAGCGCTATATTTTATGAAGAAACTGGAACATACAAGTATCAATCGAGACCTTATCGCGGCAAAAATCAATATGAGCAGCGGTTATTTCAGCGAGTGCTTCAAGGATATAACCGGAAGAACGTTTGGCGACTACATGAAAGATTTGCAAATCGACAAGGCGAAGGCGCTGCTCGAAACAACGCCGCTTCCGATTTACCGGATTGCGGAGCTGTCAGGCTACAAGGACGATAAATACTTCAGCAAAATATTTCGCGAGCGCGTTGGCATCAATCCTGCCGAATACCGGAAGACGCATGAAAGGAGCAGGCTGACTCCATGA
- a CDS encoding DUF4855 domain-containing protein, with the protein MKFRKLALLFICFAVFASASTVSAGNEYDDEDYYYYEDDGDGSVEEGDDNRGNPTQLKNLALGLNYSLSEQPHEIYPDSGKELTDGQYGSLEFWDGAWQGHPRGMTRQVIFDLGGLKSISQIKSNFLNDTDPGIMLPTAVSYYVSSNGQDWSNLDHVASPRSFWEWSAPKLEQYVWDGEVNGLPGKNAKKNADKALARYVKVTFTMEMFVFIDEIEIWGYDGKVKGAKKLPPDRPAYLKAGEATGGIHNLVLMPNSYYSDQLGDWTKEELIPYISYVNSEGEPQDWFYDGLLFCPNYAPSYRKFGTDPPANSSDWIWYADKTFAADGDLHNLNEAVKEVGAKLGQPDHKVKVVLTIPYPVESQTDFGDIDGDGISENFNSASIGIDAAYNNKLKVINWHVKDLLQKWEDSEFSHLTLSGLYWLSENIEPKTPREKELIKATSDIVHEADLKFFWIPYFQANSVHEWKELGFDAAALQPNHFFFSHGEYRIQDTAQLVQQYGMGFEMETDEDMNKSYALRSKYTEYLNGGVKYGYMKDAFKAHYQGITSLLRAARSNDPEIRMNYDWMYQFVKGTYTEQQGGPADGSVNLAAGLDYTTSSPASEHYSDAGKELTDGFYAGTDLFDWKWQGHAGGDPTREFVFDLGAKKSIGIVRADFLEYADAAIYYPERISVSVSNDGVTWTPVGEALSRTVPGTTRTVEPQVFAWKGDRDGVIGHPDATKVYAQYVKVTVPLQRFIFIDELEVYGLNERTEGAIELP; encoded by the coding sequence ATGAAATTTAGAAAGTTGGCTTTACTCTTCATTTGCTTTGCAGTATTTGCTAGCGCTTCAACGGTATCGGCGGGTAACGAGTACGATGATGAGGATTACTACTATTATGAAGATGATGGTGACGGCAGTGTGGAAGAGGGCGATGACAATCGTGGAAATCCGACTCAGCTCAAAAATTTGGCGCTCGGCTTGAATTACTCGTTATCGGAGCAGCCTCATGAGATTTACCCGGACAGCGGCAAGGAACTGACGGACGGTCAGTATGGCAGCTTGGAGTTTTGGGACGGGGCTTGGCAGGGGCATCCGAGAGGAATGACGAGGCAGGTCATATTCGATCTTGGCGGACTGAAATCCATCAGCCAAATTAAATCCAATTTCTTGAACGATACGGATCCGGGCATTATGCTGCCTACCGCCGTCTCCTATTACGTATCCTCCAATGGTCAAGACTGGTCGAACTTGGATCATGTCGCCTCTCCCCGCTCGTTCTGGGAGTGGTCGGCGCCTAAATTGGAACAGTATGTATGGGACGGAGAAGTGAATGGGCTGCCGGGTAAAAACGCCAAGAAAAACGCAGATAAGGCGCTGGCCAGATATGTAAAGGTCACCTTCACGATGGAGATGTTCGTCTTTATCGATGAGATTGAAATTTGGGGTTATGACGGCAAAGTTAAGGGAGCGAAGAAGCTGCCGCCGGATCGTCCTGCGTATTTGAAAGCGGGCGAGGCAACGGGCGGCATTCATAACCTGGTGCTTATGCCCAACAGTTACTATTCCGACCAGCTCGGAGACTGGACGAAGGAAGAACTGATTCCGTATATCAGCTACGTCAATAGTGAAGGAGAGCCGCAGGACTGGTTCTATGACGGATTGCTGTTCTGTCCGAACTATGCTCCTTCCTACCGCAAATTTGGAACCGATCCGCCGGCCAACAGCAGCGATTGGATCTGGTATGCGGATAAGACGTTCGCGGCGGATGGGGATTTGCACAATTTGAACGAAGCGGTCAAGGAAGTCGGTGCGAAGCTGGGGCAGCCGGACCATAAAGTTAAAGTGGTGCTGACGATCCCGTATCCGGTGGAATCGCAGACGGACTTTGGCGACATTGACGGCGACGGCATATCCGAAAACTTCAATTCGGCCTCGATCGGCATTGATGCGGCATATAACAACAAGCTGAAAGTCATTAACTGGCATGTGAAGGACCTGCTTCAGAAGTGGGAAGATAGCGAATTTTCTCATTTGACGTTAAGCGGATTGTATTGGTTGAGTGAAAATATCGAGCCCAAAACGCCGCGTGAAAAAGAATTAATCAAGGCGACAAGCGACATCGTGCATGAAGCGGATTTGAAGTTTTTCTGGATTCCGTATTTCCAGGCCAACTCTGTCCATGAATGGAAGGAGCTCGGCTTCGATGCCGCAGCGCTGCAGCCGAACCATTTCTTCTTCTCGCACGGAGAATACCGGATTCAAGATACGGCTCAGCTTGTCCAGCAATATGGCATGGGATTCGAGATGGAGACCGATGAGGACATGAATAAGAGCTATGCCCTTCGGTCCAAGTACACCGAGTATCTGAACGGCGGGGTTAAATACGGCTATATGAAGGACGCATTCAAGGCGCATTATCAAGGGATTACCTCTTTGCTCCGTGCAGCACGCAGTAATGATCCGGAGATTCGCATGAACTATGACTGGATGTATCAATTCGTGAAAGGCACTTATACCGAGCAGCAAGGAGGACCTGCCGACGGTTCGGTCAATCTGGCAGCGGGGCTCGATTATACGACATCTTCTCCTGCCTCTGAGCATTATTCGGATGCCGGCAAGGAGCTGACGGATGGCTTCTACGCAGGAACGGACTTGTTCGATTGGAAGTGGCAAGGACATGCGGGCGGCGATCCGACGAGGGAGTTTGTGTTTGATCTCGGCGCGAAGAAGTCCATCGGCATTGTGCGTGCCGATTTCCTGGAATATGCCGATGCGGCCATCTATTATCCTGAGCGGATCTCCGTATCCGTATCGAATGATGGCGTCACGTGGACCCCGGTTGGCGAAGCGCTTTCTCGTACGGTACCGGGTACGACTCGTACGGTCGAGCCGCAAGTCTTTGCTTGGAAGGGCGACCGGGACGGGGTAATCGGCCATCCGGACGCGACCAAGGTTTACGCTCAGTATGTGAAGGTTACGGTTCCGCTGCAGCGTTTCATATTTATTGACGAGCTTGAAGTGTATGGACTGAACGAACGGACCGAAGGCGCCATAGAGCTGCCATAG